From one Amia ocellicauda isolate fAmiCal2 chromosome 17, fAmiCal2.hap1, whole genome shotgun sequence genomic stretch:
- the atp5mf gene encoding ATP synthase F(0) complex subunit f, mitochondrial yields MADRPVPISERRLLEVKLGEFPAWLGSRDFSPSGVLSALRRGHDRYYNKYINVKKGGIGGIAMLLAGYVVVSYIWDREHLKHDRWRKYH; encoded by the exons ATGGCTGATAGACCGG TGCCCATCTCTGAGAGGAGGCTTCTGGAGGTGAAGCTGGGAGAGTTCCCAGCCTGGCTTGGCAGCCGGGACTTTTCTCCCAGTGGAGTCCTCTCTGCCCTTCGCAGAG GGCATGACAGATATTATAACAAGTACATCAATGTCAAGAAGGGTGGCATTGGTGGTATTGCTATGCTTCTGGCAGGCTATGTAGTTGTGAGCTACATCTGGGACAGGGAACATCTTA AGCACGACCGCTGGAGGAAGTACCACTAA